The Medicago truncatula cultivar Jemalong A17 chromosome 4, MtrunA17r5.0-ANR, whole genome shotgun sequence genome includes a region encoding these proteins:
- the LOC25493752 gene encoding cysteine-rich receptor-like protein kinase 1, translated as MKNFHILCGIVISSLLSYVTCFDGAIHEAGLTCGTYQYPHDGNNTNNHKLKQNLMVVMDAVSFQVKQQGWGAQTLVGNWHPMYALGQCQRDLDPTQCNICFTQARQLLSRCIPKVSGRIYLDGCFLRYDNYTFFDESVDLSRDTKICGSTEKGETVDAKHVETVILKVTKGAGEHKFSVDGEGGAFAMAQCWETLDKLSCQKCLIAAEKKMQECVPSNEGRSLFTGCFMRYSTRKFYNNVYVQNDTWVEIPLPRGNDSIGVSPNFSYVAGFSFKYDVLEKGTNYFDSANKLGLHGEGEGSVFKGTLPSGRIVVVKRLFFDTRQWTDVLFSEVNLINGIQHKNVVKLLGCSIDGPESLLVYEFLPNKSLDQILSGVDSKNVLTWEKRFQIICGIAEGLAYLHEGSGTKIIHRDIKSSNILLDESLNPKIVDFGLALCVAENKSHLNNGNAGTQGYMAPECLNKGQLTEKADIYAFGILVTEIVCGKNNGVFPQGSNLVWKNYKANNITTSIDPALHGKFEVEEASNALQAALLCTQSSPTQRPSMSEVVQMLTKKDYKIPTPKQQPLLNNHLRNMSNGLASTRSSFHSTTSSLPSGDDTNLLDHPFSSSAKFKTSGSPDSDIHANIVLPQPK; from the exons atgaaaaatttcCACATTTTATGTGGAATCGTAATATCCTCGTTGTTATCATATGTGACATGCTTTGACGGTGCAATACACGAAGCTGGTCTAACATGCGGGACTTATCAATACCCTCATGATGGTAACAATACTAACAATCACAAGTTGAAGCAAAACTTGATGGTTGTAATGGACGCGGTCTCATTTCAGGTGAAACAGCAGGGGTGGGGAGCACAAACATTAGTTGGTAATTGGCATCCAATGTATGCATTAGGCCAATGTCAACGCGATCTTGATCCGACACAATGCAACATTTGTTTCACCCAAGCAAGACAATTGTTATCGAGGTGCATACCAAAGGTTTCAGGTAGAATTTACCTCGACGGTTGTTTTCTTCGTTATGATAACTACACTTTCTTTGATGAGAGTGTAGATTTATCGCGTGATACGAAAATATGTGGGTCCACGGAAAAGGGAGAGACGGTGGATGCGAAACATGTTGAGACGGTGATTTTGAAAGTGACCAAGGGTGCCGGGGAACATAAATTTTCTGTGGATGGGGAAGGTGGTGCGTTTGCAATGGCGCAGTGTTGGGAGACGTTGGATAAATTGAGCTGTCAAAAATGTTTGATAGCAGCGGAGAAAAAAATGCAGGAATGTGTTCCTAGTAATGAGGGTAGAAGCTTATTTACTGGTTGTTTTATGAGGTATTCAACAAGGAAATTCTATAACAATGTCTATGTTCAAAATGATACATGGGTTGAAATTCCTCTTCCTCGAG GAAATGACAGTATTGGCGTGTCACCTAATTTTTCCTACGTAGCTGGTTTCAGTTTTAAGTATGATGTGCTTGAGAAGGGCACAAATTATTTTGATTCTGCAAATAAATTAGGCTTGCATGGTGAAGGAGAAGGTTCTGTGTTCAAAGGAACACTCCCCTCAGGAagaattgttgttgttaaacGTTTGTTTTTTGATACAAGGCAATGGACAGATGTGTTATTCAGTGAAGTCAATTTGATTAATGGGATTCAACATAAGAATGTGGTCAAACTTTTGGGGTGTAGTATTGATGGCCCTGAAAGCTTGTTGGTTTATGAATTTCTTCCTAATAAAAGTCTAGATCAAATCCTTTCCG GTGTGGACTCAAAAAATGTTCTGACATGGGAGAAACGGTTTCAAATCATATGTGGGATAGCTGAGGGCTTAGCATATCTTCATGAGGGATCTGGAACAAAAATTATTCATAGAGACATAAAGTCCAGTAACATTCTACTTGATGAGTCTCTAAatccaaaaattgttgattttggTCTTGCTCTTTGTGTTGCTGAAAATAAATCTCATCTCAACAATGGAAATGCAGGAACACA GGGATATATGGCTCCAGAGTGTCTCAACAAAGGACAACTGACAGAGAAGGCAGATATATATGCTTTTGGTATTTTGGTTACTGAAATTGTTTGTGGGAAAAATAACGGTGTTTTTCCACAAGGTTCAAATTTG GTATGGAAGAATTACAAGGCAAACAATATCACAACATCAATTGATCCTGCTCTTCATGGAAAATTTGAGGTAGAAGAAGCATCAAATGCTCTACAAGCTGCACTTCTTTGTACACAATCATCTCCTACCCAAAGACCATCCATGTCAGAAGTAGTTCAAATGCTAACAAAAAAAGACTACAAAATTCCCACCCCAAAACAACAACCATTGCTCAACAACCATTTGAGGAATATGTCAAATGGTCTTGCAAGTACAAGATCATCTTTCCATAGCACCACTAGTTCCTTACCCTCAGGTGACGATACAAATCTACTAGATCatccattttcttcttctgctaAGTTCAAAACTTCAGGGAGTCCTGATTCAGATATCCATGCAAACATTGTGTTGCCTCAACCAAAGTAG
- the LOC25493753 gene encoding uncharacterized protein, which yields MSKFFTTFFHHLIIIFSIAYLIIPSSCSNNTCRSYCGNITIDYPFALQNGCGHPGFRDLLFCINNVLMFHVTSGSYRVLQIDYAYQALTLHEPHMSTCETLVLGNKGNGFAVEPWRSPYMNPTPDNVFMLISCSPRSPLFQGFPDKHLPCRNVSGMGCEEYYGCPAWNMMGHKRTGSSSFFGSGPPECCAVSYEAIKGINLSKLECEGYSSAYSVAPLKVDGPSDWAYGIRVRYSVQGSDEFCGACQATGGSCGYGSDGIRQVCMCGNFNSTSNCDSAVALLSSGARRPMRLKMFAGLLAYMLAWMITSWI from the exons ATGTCCAAATTCTTCACTACCTTCTTCCATCACCTAATCATTATATTCTCAATAGCATATTTAATCATCCCTTCAAGTTGTTCTAACAACACATGTAGATCATATTGTGGAAACATAACAATAGATTACCCATTTGCCCTCCAAAACGGATGTGGCCACCCAGGTTTCCGTGACCTACTCTTCTGCATAAACAACGTTCTCATGTTCCACGTAACCTCAGGTTCCTATAGAGTCCTACAAATAGATTACGCATACCAAGCTCTCACACTTCACGAACCACACATGTCTACGTGCGAAACACTAGTCCTAGGAAATAAAGGCAACGGTTTCGCGGTGGAACCGTGGCGGTCCCCATACATGAACCCAACACCTGACAACGTTTTCATGCTCATTTCTTGTTCGCCTCGTTCACCTTTGTTCCAAGGCTTCCCTGATAAACATTTGCCATGCAGAAATGTTTCTGGTATGGGATGTGAAGAGTATTATGGTTGTCCTGCTTGGAATATGATGGGACATAAAAGGACAGGTTCTTCTTCGTTTTTTGGGTCTGGTCCACCTGAGTGTTGTGCTGTGTCTTATGAAGCTATTAAGGGGATTAATCTAAGTAAGCTTGAGTGTGAAGGGTATAGTAGTGCTTATAGTGTGGCACCTTTGAAGGTTGATGGACCTAGTGATTGGGCTTATGGGATACGTGTGAGGTATTCTGTTCAAGGGAGTGATGAGTTTTGTGGTGCTTGTCAGGCTACTGGTGGTAGTTGTGGGTATGGTTCTGATGGGATAAGGCAAGTTTGTATGTGTGGAAactttaattcaacttcaaattGTGACTCAGCAG TGGCCTTATTATCATCGGGAGCAAGAAGGCCTATGAGGTTGAAAATGTTTGCAG GACTTTTGGCCTATATGCTAGCATGGATGATAACCAGCTGGATTTGA